In one Cervus elaphus chromosome 9, mCerEla1.1, whole genome shotgun sequence genomic region, the following are encoded:
- the LOC122700398 gene encoding olfactory receptor 18-like — MYLVTILGNLFIILAVTSDPHLHTPMYFFLSNLSLADISFVSTTIPKMIVNIQSHSRVISYTGCLTQMSTFILFGYMDCTLLTVMAYDRFVAICHPLHYMVIMNPRTCSCLVLVSFMVSLLDSQVHNVIVLQLPCIENVEISSFFCDPSQLLNLACSDILTNSIVRYIIGAMSGFLPTSGIFFSYYKILVSILSAPSSGGRYKAFSTCGSHLAVVCLFYGTALGEYLSSAVSQSPRKNVAASVMYSVVTPMLNPFIYSLRNKDIKRALWRLLSRTISS; from the coding sequence ATGTACCTGGTCACCATCCTGGGGAACCTGTTCATCATCCTGGCTGTCACCTCTGATCCTCACCTCCAcactcccatgtacttcttcctctccaacctgtccTTGGCTGACATCAGTTTCGTCTCCACCACCATCCCTAAGATGATTGTGAATATCCAAAGTCACAGCAGAGTCATCTCCTATACGGGCTGCCTGACACAGATGTCTACTTTTATCCTTTTTGGGTATATGGATTGTACTCTTCTtactgtgatggcctatgacaGGTTTGTGGCCATCTGTCACCCACTGCATTACATGGTCATCATGAACCCACGCACCTGTTCCTGCTTAGTTTTGGTGTCTTTTATGGTTAGCCTTTTGGACTCCCAGGTGCACAATGTGATTGTGCTACAACTTCCCTGCATCGAGAATGTAGAAATTTCTAGTTTCTTCTGTGACCCTTCTCAACTCCTCAACCTTGCCTGTTCTGACATACTCACAAATAGTATAGTCAGGTATATTATTGGTGCCATGTCTGGTTTTCTCCCTACCTCAGGAATCTTTTTCTCTTACTATAAAATTCTTGTCTCCATTCTGAGTGCCCCCTCATCAGGTGGGAGGTAtaaagccttctccacctgtggttCTCACCTGGCagttgtttgcttattttatggAACAGCCCTAGGTGAGTATCTCAGCTCAGCTGTTTCACAATCTCCCAGGAAGAATGTAGCGGCCTCGGTGATGTACTCTGTGGTCActcccatgctgaaccccttcatctacagcctgaggaacaaaGACATCAAAAGGGCCTTGTGGAGGCTCCTTAGCAGAACAATCTCTTCTTAG